DNA sequence from the Dictyoglomus sp. NZ13-RE01 genome:
TAGCTCAAGCAAAATTAAATTTAGACAAAGCAAAGGCAGATTTAGATAGCACAGAGATAAGAGCTCCATTCTCAGGTATTACCGCTAATATATCCGTTAAGGAAGGAGATATTATAACTGCAAATAAGACATTACTTTCTTTAATGGATATGAGTAATTTAGAGCTAAATCTGGAAGTAGATCAGGTGGATATTGGAAAAATTAAAGTTGGGCTTCCTGTGAAGGTAACATGTGAGGCTTTTCCTGATAAAGAATTTGAGGGAAGAGTAAAGAGTATTTCTCCTGTAGCAAGAATTTCTAATAATATTGCAATTTTTGATGTAAAGGTCTCAATTCCTAATAAATCAATGGATTTGAAACCTGGCATGACTGTAGATGGAGAAATAATTATTTTAGAAAGAAATAACGTTCTATTAATTCCTTTAAGGGCAGTGCAAAAGGTAGGGAGAAGAAGCTATGTTGAGGTTCTAAATAATGGTAAAACAGAGCTTGTTAGAGTTAGCTTAGGGGAAGATGATGGAACAAACGTAATAGTAGAGGATGGATTAATGGAAGGACAAGAGATTGTAGTATCTAAGAGGGTAACAACTTCATCACAGACTCAAGGAACCCAGCAGAGAAATCCTGGTCCTAATCTATTTGGCATATTTAGGTAGGTGATAATAGGATGATCTTTATAGAGCTTGTGAAAATGTCATTACATAGTTTATCTACAAATAAATTAAGAACATTTCTAACAGCTTTAGGTATAATAATTGGAGTTGCTGCTGTAGTTACTCTGATGGCATTAGGGGAAGGGACGAGAATATCTATTGAGAGTAGATTTACTGCATTAGGTTCTAATCTACTGATTATAAACCCAAGGTTTGGAAGAGGTGTGGGATTAGTAAGGGGAGCTCCCACCTCTTCCCTTAAAATGAGTGATTTTGAAACCCTTCTTAAAGAATTAGATCCAAGTAAGGTTTCTGTAATAGTGCCTGAGAGCTCAAGAAATATGCAGATAAAATATCTGAATAATAACACAAATACACAGGTTGTTGGAACAACGCCCGATTATCCTATATTAAGGAATTGGAATGTGAAGGAGGGAAGCTTTTTTACACAGCAACAGTATAATTCAAGGGAAAGAGTTGCAGTATTAGGTTCTTCTGTTGCCCAAACCCTATTTGGAGATGAATCACCTATTGGGAAGAAAATAAGAATAGGAGGAAGAACCTTTACAGTGATTGGGGTAATGGAGCCTCAAGGACAGGCAGGAGGTTTTGTAAGCTTGGATGATATGATCTTTATTCCCCTCTCTACCTATCAAGCCAAAATTACAGGTGGAGATACTGTATCAAGAATTACTGTTTCTGCAGTTTCTCCAGATGTAATGGATACTTTGCAAGCGGATATAGAGGATATTCTGAGGAGAAATCATAAGATATCAAATCCGGATAATGATGATTTTGTTGTACAAAATCAATTGTCAGTTCTATCCGCCTTAAATCAAACAACCCAAACTTTTACTCTATTTTTGGCTGGTATTGCTGCAATATCTCTACTTGTTGGAGGAATCGGAATAATGAATATAATGCTTGTAAATGTAACAGAAAGAATAAAGGAGATAGGAATTAAAAAGGCAGTTGGCGCAAAAGCAGGATACATATTAGCCCAATTTCTTATTGAGTCTGTTCTTGTCTCTGTTTCTGGTGGTATTTTAGGAATAATATTGGGAATAATATTAGCAAGGGTAATCAGTACAACTTCCGGATTAAGCATTGCTATTACTATTAGCCCAATCATATTAGCATTCTCAGTATCTGCATTGGTAGGAATATTTTTTGGTTATTACCCTGCTCAAAGAGCCTCAAAATTAAATCCTATTGAGGCACTAAGATATGAATAAGGA
Encoded proteins:
- a CDS encoding efflux transporter periplasmic adaptor subunit; translated protein: MLKRIVIVLVIIGLIVGGYLIFRPKSSNNNPATSYNTYKVQRGDLVVSVSGSGVLYASKSLDITSSIGGTVLWVIDEGKSVKKGDLLVKIDPKDYKNTYEQAKLNYENAKLKLEQTQLSFETQKKQMNQDLKNAQISRDNAYLEFQRLKDQYQKSEELFKKGIISSDQLNSDKISYEKAKNSYEQAEANLQTIKLSYQIKLSQLEKDIESAKISLAQAKLNLDKAKADLDSTEIRAPFSGITANISVKEGDIITANKTLLSLMDMSNLELNLEVDQVDIGKIKVGLPVKVTCEAFPDKEFEGRVKSISPVARISNNIAIFDVKVSIPNKSMDLKPGMTVDGEIIILERNNVLLIPLRAVQKVGRRSYVEVLNNGKTELVRVSLGEDDGTNVIVEDGLMEGQEIVVSKRVTTSSQTQGTQQRNPGPNLFGIFR
- a CDS encoding ABC transporter permease, which encodes MFIELVKMSLHSLSTNKLRTFLTALGIIIGVAAVVTLMALGEGTRISIESRFTALGSNLLIINPRFGRGVGLVRGAPTSSLKMSDFETLLKELDPSKVSVIVPESSRNMQIKYLNNNTNTQVVGTTPDYPILRNWNVKEGSFFTQQQYNSRERVAVLGSSVAQTLFGDESPIGKKIRIGGRTFTVIGVMEPQGQAGGFVSLDDMIFIPLSTYQAKITGGDTVSRITVSAVSPDVMDTLQADIEDILRRNHKISNPDNDDFVVQNQLSVLSALNQTTQTFTLFLAGIAAISLLVGGIGIMNIMLVNVTERIKEIGIKKAVGAKAGYILAQFLIESVLVSVSGGILGIILGIILARVISTTSGLSIAITISPIILAFSVSALVGIFFGYYPAQRASKLNPIEALRYE